Proteins encoded by one window of Chrysemys picta bellii isolate R12L10 chromosome 10, ASM1138683v2, whole genome shotgun sequence:
- the LOC101941978 gene encoding histone H4, translating into MSGRGKGGKGLGKGGAKRHRKVLRDNIQGITKPAIRRLARRGGVKRISGLIYEETRGVLKVFLENVIRDAVTYTEHAKRKTVTAMDVVYALKRQGRTLYGFGG; encoded by the coding sequence ATGTCTGGTCGTGGTAAGGGCGGTAAGGGTCTCGGAAAAGGAGGTGCTAAGCGCCATAGAAAGGTGTTGAGGGACAACATCCAGGGTATTACAAAACCCGCTATTCGCCGTTTAGCTCGTCGTGGGGGCGTGAAGCGCATTTCGGGTCTCATTTACGAGGAGACTCGGGGGGTGCTGAAGGTCTTTTTGGAGAATGTGATCAGAGATGCCGTTACTTACACCGAGCATGCGAAGCGGAAGACTGTGACTGCCATGGACGTTGTTTATGCGTTGAAGCGCCAGGGTCGTACTCTCTACGGATTTGGAGGCTAA